Genomic DNA from Candidatus Nitronereus thalassa:
GCACTCAAGCGCCCATTTCTTGGAGTCTCGGCCAGCGTCTTACCGGGAATTTCGTTCAAAGGTTGGGGAGGTTAACGCAATGATTGAATTCCTTCAGGAAAATGTATTTTTCATTGTCGTGGTCGTTCTAATGTTCTGGTGTCATGTATCGCATCATGGCCATGGGGGACATGGTGAAAAAAACCCTCCTGATGGGAGAAACCCAAAATGAAAACCTTAAACCTTTTTGTCGTGACGTGGTCTTTGGCGTCCTTCTGCGCCCTTTCGTTCACCATCTGTGTGATCTATGGCTTGCTGACTCCCCATAGTCTGCACATGCATGAATTTTTAGAAATGGTGCTTCCTGCTTATGAGTGGGGAAGTTTCCCACTATTTTTTGTGGGGCTTGTGGAAAGCTTTTTGTATGGGGCTTATGCCGGATTGGTGTATGTGCCGATCTATAACTTTTTTCTTAAAAAATGGGATCCTGAAAGCAACCATACTCAATATAGGGAGGAAAAGGGGTTTCGCACGACTGCAAAAACAGAAATGGACAGAGTGTGTGGAATGTGGATTGAGACCGAGGCAGCTAAGGGTACCAGTTTTTACAAGGATGAAACGTATTATTTCTGCACGGAAGAGTGTAAGGCCAAATTTGACCAAAACCCTGACTACTACATGGTAGGGGTTGAAGGGAGGAAACCTTAATTTTTTAGGTTTCGGTCACTTAATAATGATAAATTTGTCTGAAATAAAAAAAAGGGGTAGGAAATGCATAGTGATACACCGGCTGGAGGAGTTTGGGGTCTCACGGCTGTCATGGTCGTCATCGCGTCGTGGATTTTATACCGGTACGTGGCCCCACGTCGCTGGCGGGAGTGGTCCCGCGCTGGGTTAATCCAAGCATTCATCATTGCCTTATATGCGGAAATGTACGGGTTTCCGCTCACAATCTATTTGCTGAGCGGGTTTCTGGGCTTTGACATTCCCTGGCTTCATCAAAGTGGCCATTTGTGGGCCACCCTGTTCGGGTGGGGTCACACCGGGGCTATGCTGGAAATGCTAGTTGGGTATGCCATTGTCTTTTTTGGGATTTCATTATTAATTGAAGGATGGCGGGAAGTCTATCTCGCAACCCAAGGCAACCAACTCGCGACGCACGGACTCTACGGATTGGTCAGACATCCTCAGTATACGGGGATTTTCCTCGCCATCTTTGGGCAATTAATTCACTGGCCAACGATCCCGACCTTATTGTTGTTTCCGATTGTTGTTTGGGCCTATTACCGCCTCGCCAAGAAGGAGGAACAGGGCATGATGGATAAGTTTGAAACAGAGTATCGGAATTATCAAAACGCTGTTCCAATGTTTTTCCCTCGCATGGCCAACTGGAAGCGCTTCCTTGGTTTCCAGCCGGTGGCGGAGTAGGACCAACTTCGGTTAATCAACGCGGCAGAGATACTGGGAAACACTCGTT
This window encodes:
- a CDS encoding DUF5676 family membrane protein — its product is MKTLNLFVVTWSLASFCALSFTICVIYGLLTPHSLHMHEFLEMVLPAYEWGSFPLFFVGLVESFLYGAYAGLVYVPIYNFFLKKWDPESNHTQYREEKGFRTTAKTEMDRVCGMWIETEAAKGTSFYKDETYYFCTEECKAKFDQNPDYYMVGVEGRKP
- a CDS encoding isoprenylcysteine carboxylmethyltransferase family protein, with translation MHSDTPAGGVWGLTAVMVVIASWILYRYVAPRRWREWSRAGLIQAFIIALYAEMYGFPLTIYLLSGFLGFDIPWLHQSGHLWATLFGWGHTGAMLEMLVGYAIVFFGISLLIEGWREVYLATQGNQLATHGLYGLVRHPQYTGIFLAIFGQLIHWPTIPTLLLFPIVVWAYYRLAKKEEQGMMDKFETEYRNYQNAVPMFFPRMANWKRFLGFQPVAE